The DNA region GGCTGTCCACCTCTGGTATGTTCTGCATGGGAGAAGGTTAGAGTCATTGTATGCTGTTGGAAGTCACCTCCTCTGTGTAGCGTGTTGTGGGTTCGAGGgtgtctctgcttctctcttgCTGTGCTGGCTAATAAACAGGGCTGCCATCTCCGCCCCCCTACAGAACCCTGCCAGGTGCACCATCTGCCCTGAGCTGCCTCTCTCTGCCATACCGGCCCAGcaacagcctgtgtgtgtgtttgaacgactgtatgtgtatatttgtgtATGTTTCACTTGCTTTCTGGCTGCATGGGATGctagatttatttttaacagcCCATTTTGTCCAGCTAGGTTGTTGAGCAGGTTTAGCTACATTAGTGTTGCCGGTGTGTGACGTGTCACAGACCAGTGGAGGTTGGGCTGGAGGGGTTGTGGGAGGACGCAGGGCCTAGCTACTGCTCATAGTACAAGAGGACAAACCCCCCGTCACCCTCAATGTAGAATACTAGATCAACAGAAACAACATCTACCCCGTCGTACCATTTCTCAAAATGTAGAGATAGAATAAATGCAAGACAACCATGTATTTGATTGTACCAAAGGGAGACTAGAGTCGTTTATTTCAGGATCTATTGATTGATATTCAAGTCGATGAGCCCTTTGTGGTTTGATTCAGCCACAAACGAGACAGTGCAGCGCTAAATAGAAGGAAATCCACACATGAAGCTGATAAAGAACTTGAACTCCTCAGGTATTTCTGCTATGATGGCATGTCTTAGGCTGCTAACTCTTGAGTGGTCCTCATGAATGCGTCTCTGTGTTTACTGAGGAGGGAGACTCCTTGCTTACTGTCATCCCCTCTCTGATCTGAGCCTGTAATGACTGTAGCATATGCTTCATGCGTGTGGAGAGCGCTGCGTGctcacgtgtttgtgtgtgtgtgcgcagggaCATACTGTTCGGGGTAGCCTTCTTACATCTGATATTTCCTATCTGTGAGTCTTCATAGAAAGCTCCTCCAGACGCTCCGActgacctggtgtgtgtgtgtgtttgtctttcaaAGAAAAATGGTCAAGGCCGCGACTGCATCTTCTCAGAGATTGTCCTGGAGAATAACTACACGGCGCTGAGGAACGCACGCTTCGAGGGTTGGTACATGGCTTTCACCAGACGTGGACGCCCCCGGAAAGGCTCGCAAACACGGCAGCATCAACGCGAGGTCCATTTTATGAAACGACTGCCTCGGGGATCCAATCCCACTCACCCGGCCCAGCACAAGGCCTTTGACTTCGTCCACTACCCCTTCAGCCCCAGGACTAAACGCACACGCTACTCAGCCGAAGGctgaggggggcagagagggtgagacagaggaTAAAAAACAATGACTGAAGCAAGAATTAACTCCTTTCCAAAACCTCTAAAGACATTTTTTTTGTACTGAGCGTTACTATACCTAACATGTagtttttctatttttttcaaaaagtacattttttaaaagaaaaaacccataacaaatatatttttgtacCTGATACTTTTAGTACTGATGTGTTGTTTTTAGATGCACATAACTCATCATCGAACATTTGGGGTGCTGACATTTTAGTAAAGCGTGGACTTTGTATTGTCTCTCTGTATTTTGGGTTGTGTTTTTGCTTTTGTTTGACTGTTCAGAGTCGTTTGGACTCACACCTGCTGCTCCAAGAGACTTGAAGGGCCCTGATCGACCGCACTGCCAGAAAATGCTGCGTtcagagacacatacagtacacacacacacacacagcatcgaTGCTGCATTCAGGAGCGCCATGTTGAGTAACGTTGTGTTCAGTATCACACACAGCCACAACACCTCTGTTGAACGCTGTGGTGTGACCTTACTACTTTTGGGAATTCTATAGAGACAAACGCTGTTAAAGCAAACAGTGCTTTAGGTACGTACACACAATGGAAAATGTGGCAGCTATATTGATAATCACAGGTTTCCTGCAATGGTTATAACTGTAAATTAGAGGTGTAAAAATGCATTGATATGTCGGAAACCCCCTTTGTTTTTGTTACCCTGTCTGTTTTTATACATATAtaaatctatttttattttacgGATGTGTACAAATAATTTTAATGATGgattatttatttaaaatgtgtAATAAATGTACATTAGAATACTGATATTAAACTCTTGTTTGTGATGTGGTTGTTTTACACACTTTGAACAGTAGGGTTGTGCGGGAAAAATCAATGGAAAAGCCAGGAAAAAAAAGCCATATTGCAACCTATgtcttgtgataattgcgttgttcgCTCTattacctgttagttcatatgtctTGCCACCGTGATTGAATACTGTAtgcctaaggccgagacaataagtagacacagtggcagaatttATTCAACCATGCATTTGATTCATCACAAAACTGGAGAGCAaacctctgtctggtgaagtccacaaagcatattgcaggtaacaaacagttacatgacctacagcatggtgaagtaagttaatgtttctgacatttttgaactactaaacaactattgctTCAGAACCACTGAGAGTTACTGCGAGTCGCAAAGAATAccggagctgcctccactattccagcaccttttacatttcaacatcatcaaatcacctaagcttagtctactacagtgacaactaaaagataccaaaaacaatttagtccaatcgacataagctaaatatgatgtggctgtccatgatTTAGATGTTTTTTTGTGGAATGTGTGTGCGTTCGCGCAAGTAGAAAAGACATGTTGACTCATCCTACGTGTAGACAAATGCCaatgtcatcctcctctctttcatgttgacgaaatgGTCACTGTCATACAGCACACTTTTATTTGCTTAcctcctttcatgggcaacgttagctagttaacattagccttctacatctagctacatattgaacttccatcctctcagtccaggtgcacaatgtatgaatttatggttggatcagaatcgccattataatcattagccagtacagagaattaagtccaaatccctatctctatccatggctaatttaggaaagggtacattttaactagctagctagccaccggaggacaacaacacattgAGTTGCAACAGTTCAAGTAGTTTCTGTCAGTTACGTATTTCTGTCAATGCGATGTGATAGGACCATTCACAGATGAGATCTCAGTTTAGCACAACGCtaattggctattattttatactttttttttatcaagggaggccaaatgcttgctggcttcccttgcaattcaatgctacgggcggcaacaatgtcatactctttttgaccagacagcatcagatagatggcctacacatacagagacagaggggcactgtttcacTCGCTCAGATACATTCAGCTGAAGGAAAATGATGaaacagagagacgaaagataaatcattttctatgttttttggGGGTTTCCCTTGGCATCATGAATACACACCTCTGCTTGGGAAGTGGGAGTATCGTTCAGGCACACACTGGAGATGGCTTAAGTCGCTTCATGCAtgcgcacaggcacacacacacacagggcacttGGATCACATCAGCATTCTAATGATATATAACACAGATAGTCATCCCTTCCCAGCCTTCAAATCCTTTATGCATACATCATGTCGTTTCCACGAGTTGATCTTAGAAATGTGAACTGTAAAGTGGGAAATGTTTTCGTCCTCTAACCTTGCACTCAAAACAAATATATCTGTAAAGTTTGATAGAGAGTTAGGTATAGATTTCCTCCTGCTCTGCCCTGTTTGGAATGCAACTCTTAGCCCCCTAGAAGGCCAAGCAGCAGTCTATAGCAAGCAGTGTGAGACTACAGCAGGTCATTGATGTTGGAGCCCTTTAGCAGATAGCAGTGTGTTTGGTCTTCTACTGGTTGGTCCTCCAGAGAtgatagcagtgtgtgtgtttaattaaGGCTTTTGGTTTCTCCAGGTTCAGTAACTGTCTCAGTGTCTCCTCGTATGCAGACGACTGTTTTTCTTTCATCTCACTCCTTTAACACCCCAGGTCTTAATCTGATTGGAcagccctggtgtgtgtgtgtgtttataatctGATTGGACAGCTCcgatgtgtgtttgtttgtttgctgacAGTGTCCTCATGGGTGTAGAGCTGTGCTGAGTGAGGGAGGTTGGGTTCTGACAACTCCTTCGCCACAGGGATTCAGTTCCTTCCAACAAGTTGTCTTCAGACCCATTCTGCTGCCCTTGCTCCCGCTTATCAGACTAAGCTGAAGTCTCTTGCTACAGAAGGCTCTCTTGATGCAGCTCTGCATGGCAGAGCAAGACCTGGTGAAGCATCTCTGGAAAAGATAAAAACAGAACGAAGGACGGCCAAGTGCAGTAGGCAGCTGTTCCATCTGCCGAGAGGTGTAGAATCGGAGGGAAGTTAACACAAGACGACGTCCGATATTCTGGTCAGAGGCACTCGCTTACACTTGGCCACCCATCGTTCTGGTGTGTGTTCAGAGTAATGCCTTCTGGTTGAGCTCTGTATGGCAGAGCGAGGTCTGGTCTAATGTTGGAACGCTTTATAGGGCAAGGCACAGGATAGCATGGAAGgcttcaaatcaaattcaaatcacatacacatatttagcagatgttattgcaggtgtagcgaaatgcttgtgttcctagctccaacagtgcagtagtatctaacaattcacaacaatacacacaaatctaaa from Oncorhynchus mykiss isolate Arlee chromosome 1, USDA_OmykA_1.1, whole genome shotgun sequence includes:
- the fgf8a gene encoding fibroblast growth factor 8 isoform X3, producing the protein MLSRTSGKHVQVLPNKKINAMAEDGDIHAKLVVETDTFGSRVRIKGAETGFYICMNKKGKLIGKKNGQGRDCIFSEIVLENNYTALRNARFEGWYMAFTRRGRPRKGSQTRQHQREVHFMKRLPRGSNPTHPAQHKAFDFVHYPFSPRTKRTRYSAEG